In the Clostridia bacterium genome, one interval contains:
- a CDS encoding sensor domain-containing protein: MEESKKPLQNFFNNFFKVAAQSRTYANIFYLLLAFPLGIFYFIFFVTGFSLGVGLVPIFIGLPLIMFMFYISKYFMAFERTLARQFLGTEIPPSDMTEAPANGFWKRFKAQVFDLKAWKSLIFLIIKFPAGIFSFVVVVTLLSISLALISAPITYSAIIQSINIDIFQYDIFYYLAPDYFSSFEKSLIYMVVGFFLTFIFLHVINLVAYISGKLVAFMSLEWN, from the coding sequence ATGGAAGAATCAAAAAAACCTCTTCAAAATTTCTTTAATAACTTTTTTAAGGTAGCTGCACAATCCAGAACTTATGCAAATATTTTTTACCTCCTTCTTGCATTTCCGCTAGGGATATTTTATTTCATATTTTTTGTAACCGGTTTTTCACTGGGGGTTGGTCTTGTTCCCATTTTTATTGGTTTGCCACTGATAATGTTTATGTTTTATATTTCTAAATATTTTATGGCATTTGAAAGAACACTTGCGAGACAATTCTTAGGAACTGAAATTCCTCCGTCAGATATGACAGAGGCACCTGCAAACGGGTTTTGGAAAAGATTTAAAGCTCAGGTGTTTGACCTGAAAGCATGGAAAAGTCTTATTTTTCTTATTATCAAATTTCCAGCCGGTATTTTTTCTTTTGTAGTGGTGGTAACTTTGCTCTCAATAAGTCTTGCCCTTATTTCAGCACCTATCACATACAGTGCAATAATCCAAAGCATTAATATAGATATTTTTCAGTATGATATCTTTTACTATTTGGCACCGGATTACTTCTCTTCCTTTGAAAAATCCCTAATATATATGGTTGTCGGGTTTTTTCTAACATTTATATTTCTACATGTAATAAACCTAGTTGCGTATATATCCGGTAAATTAGTTGCTTTTATGTCCTTAGAGTGGAATTGA